A genomic window from Levilactobacillus yonginensis includes:
- a CDS encoding helix-turn-helix domain-containing protein, whose protein sequence is MSDNSKITLGKTLRDARIAKGYTLDDLQQTTKIQKRYLIAIEDQNFDELPGDFYVRAFIKQYADMVDLDGAELLKQFDSTLPSTQTQEYVDKVNENNPETRSQQRQVDERYVKLRRTVPIVGIVIVVLAVLVGIWIAASRNSSSSTNNNVDSSSVSVSGSSSSTKSSSKKSSSKKSSSKKTSTASFKKISSTTSGSTWEMKNASSKPKISLSATGSAWMAVKVGGTTTWQGTLSSSTDHSLTLPSGTTSVTFNFGNAPATSVKVDGKKFDFTTATSTSAASSSSTATTSDSTTGATTTSSSTTSQVQTVTLEFK, encoded by the coding sequence ATGAGTGATAACAGCAAAATAACATTGGGAAAAACGCTCCGCGATGCACGAATCGCGAAGGGGTACACGCTGGATGATCTGCAACAGACGACGAAGATTCAGAAACGTTATCTGATTGCCATCGAGGATCAAAACTTCGATGAATTACCTGGCGATTTTTATGTACGGGCATTTATTAAACAATACGCTGATATGGTGGACTTGGATGGTGCTGAGTTGTTGAAGCAATTTGACAGCACGTTGCCAAGTACGCAGACGCAGGAGTACGTGGATAAGGTCAATGAAAACAATCCGGAGACCCGTTCACAACAACGTCAGGTCGACGAACGCTACGTTAAGCTACGCCGCACGGTTCCCATTGTGGGGATTGTCATCGTTGTCTTAGCAGTTTTAGTTGGTATCTGGATTGCCGCTTCTCGTAATAGTAGTTCCTCAACTAACAACAATGTTGATAGTAGTTCGGTTAGCGTTTCTGGCAGCAGCTCAAGTACCAAGAGCAGTTCTAAGAAGAGCTCATCGAAAAAATCGTCTTCTAAGAAGACTTCCACGGCTAGCTTTAAGAAGATTAGTTCCACGACGTCTGGCTCAACTTGGGAAATGAAGAACGCTTCCTCAAAGCCTAAGATCAGCTTGTCTGCCACTGGCAGTGCTTGGATGGCCGTTAAGGTTGGTGGCACGACTACTTGGCAAGGAACTTTGTCTAGCTCTACGGACCACTCTTTGACGCTACCAAGTGGGACCACTAGTGTGACGTTTAACTTCGGTAACGCACCGGCCACTTCTGTAAAGGTGGACGGTAAGAAGTTTGACTTCACGACAGCTACCAGCACTAGTGCCGCTTCTAGCTCCAGTACGGCCACGACATCTGATTCAACGACTGGCGCGACCACGACCAGTAGTAGTACGACTTCTCAGGTACAAACCGTGACTTTAGAGTTCAAGTAG
- the minD gene encoding septum site-determining protein MinD: MGKAIVITSGKGGVGKTTTSANIGTALALMGKRVCLMDLDIGLRNLDVVLGLDNRIIYDIVDVAEGRAKLPQALVKDKRFDDKLYLLPAAQNTDKTALDPEQVKEIVDELKPEYDYVLIDCPAGIEQGFMNAVAGADAAIVVTTPEISAVRDADRVVGLLEQHPLTEAPRLLINRIRRNMMQDGSMMDIDEITHHLGIELLGIIFDDDAVITTSNKGEPIVMQTDNPASQGYRNVARRLEGQTVPLMKIEDQESTGFWHRVSSWFHRG; this comes from the coding sequence ATGGGAAAAGCAATTGTTATCACCTCTGGTAAGGGTGGTGTTGGGAAAACAACCACGAGTGCCAACATCGGAACAGCCTTAGCCTTAATGGGCAAGCGGGTCTGCCTGATGGATTTGGATATCGGGCTCCGGAACTTGGACGTGGTCTTAGGCCTCGATAACCGCATTATTTATGATATTGTGGACGTTGCTGAAGGTCGGGCAAAGTTGCCACAAGCACTGGTTAAAGACAAGCGTTTTGACGACAAGCTATACTTGTTGCCAGCTGCTCAAAATACGGACAAGACTGCCCTAGATCCTGAACAAGTCAAAGAAATCGTTGACGAGTTAAAACCTGAATATGATTATGTTTTAATTGACTGTCCAGCGGGAATCGAGCAGGGGTTCATGAACGCCGTAGCGGGTGCTGACGCTGCCATTGTTGTGACGACGCCAGAAATTTCGGCTGTGCGGGATGCCGACCGAGTTGTGGGTCTGTTAGAACAACATCCCCTGACTGAAGCTCCACGCCTGCTGATCAATCGGATTCGCCGGAATATGATGCAGGACGGATCGATGATGGATATTGATGAGATTACCCATCACTTGGGCATCGAGTTGTTGGGGATTATCTTTGATGATGACGCGGTGATCACCACGTCTAACAAGGGTGAACCAATCGTGATGCAGACTGACAATCCAGCTTCCCAAGGCTACCGTAACGTGGCCCGTCGGTTGGAGGGTCAAACCGTACCTCTGATGAAGATTGAGGATCAGGAATCTACTGGTTTTTGGCACCGGGTCAGCAGTTGGTTTCACCGCGGCTAG
- a CDS encoding EF-P 5-aminopentanol modification-associated protein YfmF: protein MHFRIRDGVTLDMLPSKQFKTIGIKVDFVAPLSVDAITARALLAQVLETSTAAYPTQTALARQLSRMYGAVFGISVLKLGTKHVIRLTCSVVNEQYLDQFAEAQPLFEQAMDLLKAVIFEPLLPAGNFDAPTFTQQRQNLLAAIKSLDDDKQYLANRRVQELVFTEPAQAMSALGDTKKLGQLTATDILQTYHEMLANDAVHVAVVGDVDANRVQSALATWPLTDRTVVDVSPYYRWDARPTVTQGDDQADVVQAKLNLVYHLPIYRDDPDFLAAVVFNAAFGGTPLSLLFTNVREKASLAYYASSSYNPFTGIMGVQSGIQAQNQERVVAIIGEQLADLQAGKLSAELLHEVKASLLNARLAGLDSPQRRLTGLLNTQLTHMTEPLKSWQAKLDAITVADVQRVAQKVTLQATYCLHGGDQNAE from the coding sequence GTGCATTTTCGCATTCGAGATGGGGTAACTTTAGACATGTTACCCTCCAAACAATTTAAAACTATTGGGATTAAGGTGGACTTTGTTGCGCCCTTAAGTGTCGACGCCATTACGGCGCGGGCGTTACTAGCTCAGGTCTTAGAGACAAGTACGGCCGCCTACCCGACTCAAACCGCTTTAGCGCGGCAACTTTCCCGAATGTATGGTGCGGTCTTTGGGATCAGTGTCTTAAAACTCGGGACCAAGCACGTGATTCGGTTGACCTGTTCAGTGGTTAACGAACAGTATCTCGATCAATTTGCCGAAGCACAACCCTTATTTGAGCAAGCAATGGACCTGCTGAAGGCGGTCATCTTTGAACCGCTCTTACCAGCTGGGAATTTTGATGCACCAACTTTTACGCAACAACGGCAAAACCTGTTGGCCGCCATCAAGTCTTTGGATGATGACAAACAGTACTTGGCCAACCGCCGAGTACAGGAATTAGTCTTTACCGAACCCGCCCAGGCCATGAGTGCCTTAGGGGATACTAAAAAACTAGGTCAGTTGACGGCGACCGATATCTTACAAACGTATCATGAAATGTTGGCCAATGATGCCGTTCACGTGGCAGTGGTAGGGGATGTGGATGCCAATCGGGTTCAGTCGGCCCTTGCTACTTGGCCACTGACGGACCGTACCGTGGTAGACGTTTCACCTTACTATCGTTGGGATGCGCGTCCGACAGTGACTCAGGGGGATGACCAAGCAGATGTGGTTCAAGCAAAATTGAATCTGGTCTACCATCTTCCCATTTATCGTGACGATCCGGACTTTCTGGCTGCCGTGGTCTTTAATGCGGCCTTTGGGGGCACCCCCTTATCGCTGCTCTTTACTAACGTGAGAGAGAAGGCCAGTCTGGCTTACTATGCTAGCAGCAGTTATAATCCATTCACGGGAATTATGGGTGTGCAATCAGGCATTCAGGCACAGAATCAGGAACGGGTCGTTGCCATCATTGGTGAACAGCTCGCTGATTTACAGGCTGGGAAGCTCTCTGCAGAACTCTTGCATGAGGTTAAGGCCAGTTTGCTCAATGCCCGTCTGGCGGGATTAGATAGCCCACAACGACGATTGACTGGCCTGCTGAACACGCAGCTCACACATATGACGGAACCGCTTAAGAGCTGGCAAGCTAAGTTAGACGCAATTACGGTGGCGGACGTTCAGCGAGTTGCTCAAAAAGTCACGCTTCAAGCCACGTATTGCTTACATGGAGGTGACCAAAATGCTGAATAA
- a CDS encoding competence/damage-inducible protein A, translated as MQAEVIAVGTEILLGQIVDTNSAFIARGLADAGIEVYYHSLVGDNADRLTTVVNQARSRSDLVVISGGLGPTKDDLTKQTVAHLLGVKLVEDTAAMDKIHRHFEITGREMTPNNRLQALYPAGSLPLKNETGMAVGAFYRDPNAADIMLLPGPPSEAEPMFEHQALPQIIAAYHRHEFLVSKVLRFFGIGESKLVTELSDLIDHQTNPTIAPYAKVNEVTLRITARATERAVGEQLLRDMTATIMTRVGDYFYGFGDDNSLAQVVVNELIDRKLTITAAESLTAGKFQSTLGDVPGVSAVFPGGFVTYANDAKRDLLEIPQAVIDAQGVVSEATAKEMAERSRTKLDTDFALSFTGVAGPDSLENQPAGTVWLGLAQRGKAPMAKLVHFTGNRAKIRERSVLTGFDWLRRVLRDLK; from the coding sequence ATGCAAGCAGAAGTTATTGCGGTTGGAACGGAAATCTTACTCGGGCAAATCGTGGATACAAACTCAGCATTTATTGCCCGGGGGCTAGCAGACGCTGGCATTGAAGTCTATTACCATTCTTTAGTGGGCGATAACGCTGACCGGCTGACGACAGTGGTCAATCAGGCCCGTTCGCGCAGTGATCTAGTCGTAATCAGTGGTGGTTTAGGTCCAACGAAGGATGACCTGACAAAGCAAACGGTGGCTCATCTCTTAGGCGTGAAACTAGTTGAAGACACTGCTGCGATGGATAAAATTCACCGGCACTTTGAGATTACAGGCCGAGAAATGACGCCTAACAACCGGCTGCAGGCCCTTTATCCAGCTGGGAGTCTCCCACTTAAGAATGAGACGGGGATGGCTGTGGGGGCTTTCTATCGTGATCCCAATGCCGCTGACATTATGCTGCTGCCAGGTCCTCCGAGCGAAGCTGAACCAATGTTTGAACATCAAGCTCTACCGCAGATTATTGCGGCTTATCATCGTCATGAGTTCCTGGTCTCAAAGGTGCTGCGGTTCTTTGGAATCGGTGAAAGTAAACTGGTTACGGAACTGAGTGATCTAATTGACCACCAGACAAATCCAACCATCGCACCGTATGCTAAGGTCAATGAAGTTACATTGCGAATTACCGCACGAGCAACTGAACGGGCGGTTGGCGAGCAGCTCCTGCGTGACATGACGGCAACAATTATGACGCGGGTCGGTGATTATTTTTATGGCTTTGGTGACGACAACAGTTTGGCACAAGTTGTCGTCAACGAGCTGATTGACCGTAAGCTGACTATTACAGCGGCTGAGAGTCTCACTGCTGGTAAGTTCCAGAGTACGTTGGGGGATGTGCCAGGTGTCTCAGCCGTTTTCCCTGGTGGCTTCGTAACTTATGCTAATGACGCCAAACGCGACCTCTTGGAGATTCCCCAAGCGGTCATCGATGCGCAAGGCGTGGTCAGTGAAGCGACTGCTAAGGAAATGGCTGAACGGTCCCGAACAAAATTAGATACCGACTTTGCGCTCAGTTTCACCGGAGTTGCGGGTCCCGATTCGTTAGAAAATCAGCCGGCAGGGACGGTTTGGCTGGGGTTAGCGCAACGAGGTAAGGCCCCAATGGCCAAGCTGGTTCATTTCACTGGAAATCGCGCCAAAATTCGGGAGCGGTCCGTCTTGACTGGTTTCGATTGGTTACGCCGCGTTTTGCGTGACTTGAAATAA
- a CDS encoding septum site-determining protein MinC: MQAAVLRGTQNGYDLVLKQSASLDQILVDLKVLLENLKVDPQALASSKVSLDVLTEDRILTADERTRIEQLVANYPRFEIHKISANVMTVDDALQLKERDNVHLLSKIIRNGQEVNMKGDILFLGTIHEGGKLVTTGNIFSMGDVMGILQAGYPDDESKLIMGNLQSAQQVRIAEQFDIIEPDQLTDSGQTIAYVNDLHVLSYGKLGQLKKINPKLYNQIGGI; the protein is encoded by the coding sequence ATGCAAGCTGCCGTATTACGTGGAACACAAAACGGCTATGATTTGGTGCTCAAGCAATCAGCGAGTCTAGACCAAATCCTGGTTGACTTAAAAGTATTATTAGAAAACCTGAAGGTTGATCCACAAGCGTTGGCGTCGTCCAAAGTCTCTTTGGACGTGCTGACTGAGGATCGAATTCTGACCGCCGATGAGCGAACCCGTATCGAGCAGCTCGTGGCCAACTATCCACGCTTTGAGATCCACAAGATTTCGGCGAATGTTATGACGGTTGACGACGCATTGCAATTGAAGGAACGGGACAATGTTCATTTATTGAGTAAGATTATTCGTAATGGGCAAGAGGTCAACATGAAGGGGGATATCCTGTTCTTAGGGACCATTCATGAGGGCGGCAAGCTGGTTACAACGGGCAACATCTTTTCAATGGGGGACGTTATGGGTATTCTCCAAGCAGGGTACCCCGATGACGAATCCAAGCTGATTATGGGGAATCTTCAATCGGCCCAACAGGTTCGAATCGCAGAACAATTTGATATTATTGAACCAGATCAGTTGACTGATTCTGGTCAGACTATTGCATATGTCAACGACTTACACGTCTTGTCATATGGTAAATTGGGCCAACTTAAGAAGATTAATCCGAAGTTATATAACCAGATTGGAGGAATTTAA
- a CDS encoding amino acid ABC transporter permease → MHYVEQILPSLISGTGMTLSIFFWTIIISIPLGILVGLGMTTKFKPLTWLINVYVWLMRGTPLLLQLIFVFYGLPIVGIVFQRYDAALFAFILNYTAYFAEIFRGGLQAIPVGQYESARVLRLTNWQTLRRIVIPQVVKIVLPSIGNEVINLVKDSSLVYVIGLGDLLRAGNVAMARDVTLLPMLLVGVIYLLLTAVCTLVLKRLEKHYSYWR, encoded by the coding sequence ATGCACTATGTTGAACAAATTTTACCATCACTGATTTCCGGGACCGGAATGACGTTGTCGATCTTCTTCTGGACGATTATTATCTCAATTCCATTAGGAATTCTGGTAGGTCTAGGAATGACGACCAAATTTAAACCTTTAACCTGGCTGATCAACGTTTACGTTTGGCTGATGCGGGGGACGCCATTGCTACTGCAATTAATTTTTGTCTTTTATGGTCTGCCCATCGTGGGGATTGTTTTTCAACGTTACGATGCAGCACTCTTCGCCTTCATTCTGAACTACACGGCGTATTTCGCCGAAATCTTCCGGGGTGGGTTACAAGCTATTCCGGTTGGTCAGTACGAAAGTGCTCGGGTTTTGCGGCTAACGAACTGGCAAACGTTACGGCGAATCGTGATTCCACAAGTGGTCAAAATTGTGTTGCCATCGATTGGGAATGAAGTTATCAACCTGGTTAAGGATTCGTCTTTGGTGTACGTAATCGGGTTAGGTGATTTATTACGCGCCGGAAACGTGGCCATGGCGCGCGACGTAACGTTGTTGCCAATGCTGTTGGTCGGGGTTATCTACTTGCTTCTGACGGCGGTTTGCACGTTAGTCTTGAAGCGGTTGGAAAAGCACTATAGTTATTGGCGTTAA
- a CDS encoding amino acid ABC transporter ATP-binding protein, translating into MLELKGITKKFGGKTILDDVNLTVENGQILTIVGPSGAGKTTLLRCISGLATVDAGTFFLDGEAFDPATNRNNDAVIGVVFQDFQLFPNLTVLQNVTLAPTMVLKKSAAEAEKEARQLLNQLNLEGKADLFPYELSGGQKQRVAIVRALAMHPKLLCYDEPTSALDPDLRREVEQIILDLKQEGMTQIVVTHDMPFAESIADQMLRVEPKS; encoded by the coding sequence ATGTTAGAACTTAAAGGAATTACGAAAAAATTTGGTGGTAAGACTATCCTTGACGACGTGAACCTAACCGTTGAAAATGGTCAGATCTTGACGATTGTTGGACCGTCTGGGGCCGGTAAAACGACCTTACTCCGGTGTATCAGCGGTCTAGCCACGGTGGACGCTGGGACGTTTTTCTTAGACGGTGAAGCGTTTGATCCAGCCACTAATCGAAACAACGATGCCGTTATTGGGGTTGTATTCCAAGATTTTCAGCTGTTTCCGAATTTAACGGTTTTGCAGAACGTCACGTTAGCACCAACCATGGTCCTGAAAAAGTCCGCGGCTGAGGCAGAAAAGGAAGCCCGGCAGTTGCTCAATCAGTTGAACTTGGAAGGGAAAGCGGACTTATTCCCGTACGAACTGTCTGGTGGTCAAAAACAACGAGTTGCCATTGTTCGGGCACTTGCAATGCATCCCAAATTATTGTGCTATGACGAACCAACTTCCGCGTTAGATCCTGATCTTCGGCGGGAAGTTGAACAGATTATTTTAGACCTGAAGCAAGAAGGAATGACGCAAATCGTGGTCACTCATGACATGCCATTTGCCGAATCAATTGCTGATCAGATGTTGCGGGTCGAACCCAAGAGCTAG
- a CDS encoding EF-P 5-aminopentanol modification-associated protein YfmH: MLNKQAYTRLGEAVYQTTLANGLTVILVPKPDFHKTFAVMTTDYGSMDNEFVPRGGSQPVRFPDGIAHFLEHKLFEKKDHDAFDLFGQYGASANAFTSFTQTSYLFATTSKLRENLDILLDFVQDPYFTPATVNKEKGIIGQEIQMYDDDPGWQSYFGMIGRLYPKEPLHIDIAGTVDSIDKITADDLYAAYQTFYHPGNMSLVVVGQLNPEETLSWIMANQDQKTFAPNEPIRRVPSPQAEPAEIIPTTTRHLTVTRPKISIGLRGFDQVPTGRAGLKYSVAVSLAMDLLFNDTSDHYLRLYDANIIDDSFGYDFQVQRGAHFAQLAGDTDQPEQFVKELTTILNDAPAQLQAAQDQFELVKREAIGRIVGAINSVEAIANQYDGPLFNGATIFDELATLEDLTFADILPAAEAFLGQGRQTVYTILP; this comes from the coding sequence ATGCTGAATAAACAAGCGTATACCAGATTAGGGGAAGCCGTTTACCAGACGACATTGGCCAATGGACTGACAGTCATTTTGGTTCCTAAACCAGATTTTCATAAGACTTTTGCGGTTATGACCACCGATTATGGTTCCATGGATAATGAATTCGTGCCCCGGGGAGGCAGCCAGCCGGTCCGGTTCCCCGACGGAATTGCCCACTTTTTAGAACACAAATTATTTGAGAAAAAAGACCATGATGCTTTTGACCTGTTTGGTCAGTATGGGGCTAGCGCTAATGCCTTTACGAGCTTTACCCAGACAAGCTACCTGTTTGCGACGACTAGCAAACTTCGTGAAAATTTAGATATTTTACTCGATTTTGTGCAGGATCCGTACTTTACGCCGGCGACGGTGAATAAAGAAAAGGGGATCATCGGACAGGAAATTCAGATGTACGATGATGATCCAGGCTGGCAGAGTTACTTTGGTATGATTGGCCGGTTGTATCCTAAGGAACCGCTGCACATTGACATTGCTGGTACGGTTGATTCAATTGATAAGATTACCGCCGATGATTTGTATGCAGCATACCAGACGTTCTACCATCCTGGTAATATGAGCCTGGTAGTCGTAGGACAGTTGAATCCCGAAGAAACGTTGTCGTGGATCATGGCCAACCAGGATCAAAAGACGTTTGCGCCGAACGAACCGATTCGACGGGTACCTTCACCACAGGCTGAACCGGCGGAAATTATTCCGACTACGACGCGTCACCTGACCGTTACGCGGCCTAAAATTAGTATCGGTCTCCGTGGATTTGATCAAGTTCCAACTGGTCGGGCGGGGTTAAAATATAGTGTAGCCGTGTCGCTTGCGATGGATCTGTTATTTAACGATACCAGTGATCATTACTTACGCTTGTATGATGCAAATATTATTGATGATAGTTTTGGTTATGATTTCCAGGTTCAGCGGGGGGCGCACTTTGCCCAACTTGCGGGTGACACGGACCAACCAGAACAGTTTGTTAAGGAACTGACGACGATTCTGAATGATGCGCCGGCGCAATTGCAAGCTGCGCAGGACCAATTTGAACTCGTGAAGCGCGAAGCCATTGGTCGCATCGTTGGTGCCATTAACTCCGTCGAAGCCATTGCTAATCAGTATGATGGGCCGTTATTTAATGGAGCGACAATTTTTGACGAACTGGCCACGCTCGAAGACCTGACGTTCGCTGACATCTTGCCAGCGGCTGAGGCATTCTTGGGACAGGGTCGCCAAACGGTTTATACGATTCTGCCCTAA
- the pgsA gene encoding CDP-diacylglycerol--glycerol-3-phosphate 3-phosphatidyltransferase, with translation MNLPNRLTIVRIILIPVFLLLLVLPLNWGEVTWLGTAIPVTQIWGAIVFAVASITDFLDGQIARRQHLVTNFGKFADPLADKMIVMTAFILLVAMKAVPAWGVAIIVCRELAVTGLRLIVVETGGQVLAAAWPGKIKTTTQMVGIILLLLNNVGFGAINLPMALIFFYVCLFFTIYSGIDYFVQNRQVFAESSAE, from the coding sequence GTGAATCTACCAAATCGCTTAACCATTGTTCGTATCATCTTGATTCCAGTCTTTCTATTGTTATTGGTGTTGCCTTTAAACTGGGGGGAAGTCACCTGGTTAGGAACGGCTATTCCGGTTACCCAAATTTGGGGGGCAATTGTCTTTGCAGTCGCATCAATTACTGACTTTTTGGACGGACAGATTGCCCGACGCCAACACCTAGTCACAAACTTTGGCAAGTTTGCTGATCCATTAGCGGATAAGATGATCGTGATGACGGCCTTTATTCTGCTGGTTGCCATGAAGGCTGTTCCAGCATGGGGTGTGGCCATCATTGTTTGTCGGGAACTGGCTGTGACGGGATTACGGCTGATTGTAGTTGAAACGGGTGGTCAAGTTTTGGCTGCCGCTTGGCCGGGTAAGATCAAGACGACCACACAAATGGTCGGGATCATTTTACTTCTGCTGAACAACGTTGGTTTTGGTGCGATCAACCTTCCAATGGCACTGATTTTCTTCTACGTTTGTCTGTTTTTCACTATTTATTCTGGGATCGATTACTTCGTTCAAAACCGGCAAGTATTTGCAGAATCTTCAGCTGAATAG
- a CDS encoding amino acid ABC transporter substrate-binding protein, whose product MKFKAIRIWALLGLVVGLAGILAGCATVTQRADTADTWSAIKKNKKVIIGLDDSFVPMGFRQKSGKLVGYDIDLARAVFKLYGVKADFQSIDWNMNVTELHNGTIDLIWNGFSITPQREKQVAFSDTYLNNDQVLVTLKKDNITSYAGMQDKVLGAQTGSSGANDIDTYPQLLKDRIKNHEAVTYDSFTNAFIDLNVGRIKGLLIDSTYANYYIKHQAHPEDYRVTVGSFPKEKFAVGTRKGDVTMRRKINAGLKRLAANGQLKKINEKWFGSNVDTPLLKK is encoded by the coding sequence ATGAAATTTAAAGCAATTCGAATTTGGGCCCTATTAGGACTCGTGGTTGGACTGGCGGGTATCTTAGCCGGTTGTGCAACAGTCACGCAACGGGCAGATACAGCGGATACCTGGTCGGCCATCAAAAAGAATAAAAAAGTGATAATTGGGTTGGATGATAGTTTTGTTCCCATGGGTTTTCGGCAGAAGAGTGGGAAGCTGGTGGGATACGATATCGACTTAGCACGCGCCGTCTTTAAGCTTTACGGGGTGAAGGCTGACTTCCAAAGTATCGATTGGAACATGAATGTCACTGAATTACACAATGGAACGATTGATTTGATTTGGAATGGCTTTTCCATTACACCACAACGAGAAAAGCAAGTTGCCTTCTCAGATACCTACTTGAACAATGACCAGGTGTTGGTTACCCTGAAGAAGGACAACATTACATCCTATGCGGGTATGCAGGATAAGGTGTTGGGTGCACAAACTGGTTCATCGGGAGCCAATGATATCGATACTTATCCCCAACTGTTGAAGGATCGGATCAAGAATCATGAGGCGGTGACGTATGATTCCTTTACCAATGCGTTTATTGACCTGAACGTTGGACGAATTAAGGGCCTGTTGATTGACAGTACCTATGCGAATTATTACATCAAACACCAAGCACACCCCGAGGATTATCGGGTGACTGTTGGGTCCTTCCCTAAGGAAAAATTTGCCGTGGGAACGCGAAAGGGCGATGTGACGATGCGTCGGAAAATCAATGCCGGCTTGAAGCGGTTAGCCGCTAACGGCCAATTAAAAAAGATTAATGAAAAGTGGTTCGGCAGCAATGTTGATACACCACTCTTGAAAAAATAA
- the recA gene encoding recombinase RecA, which translates to MADERQAALDKALKKIEKDFGKGSIMRLGDNANMEVETVPSGSLALDVALGVGGYPRGRIVEIYGPESSGKTTVALHAVAEVQKQGGTAAYIDAENALDPAYATALGVNIDDLLLSQPDTGEQGLQIADALISSGAVDILVVDSVAALVPRAEIEGEMGDAHVGLQARLMSQALRKLSGSINKTKTIALFINQIREKVGVMFGNPETTPGGRALKFYATVRLEVRRAEQIKDGTNVIGNRTRIKVVKNKVASPFKRAEVDIMYGHGISQTGELIDMAVEKDIIDKSGSWYSYGEDRIGQGRENAKQYMADHPDMMAEVNQRVRAAYGVGDTADDAKDADGKSATEDKSKNTKSSKDDKGKPEQIELTPGKPGK; encoded by the coding sequence ATGGCTGACGAACGACAAGCAGCGTTGGATAAGGCGCTGAAAAAAATTGAAAAAGACTTTGGTAAGGGCTCCATCATGCGGCTAGGTGACAATGCGAACATGGAGGTTGAAACCGTGCCATCCGGCTCGTTAGCCCTTGATGTGGCTCTGGGCGTTGGGGGATACCCCCGCGGTCGAATCGTAGAAATCTACGGTCCAGAATCATCAGGTAAGACGACGGTTGCACTTCACGCCGTTGCTGAGGTACAGAAGCAAGGCGGGACGGCAGCTTACATTGATGCCGAAAACGCTTTGGATCCTGCCTATGCAACTGCATTAGGGGTTAACATCGATGATCTCTTGTTATCACAACCAGATACTGGTGAACAAGGTCTGCAAATTGCAGATGCTTTGATTTCCAGTGGTGCCGTTGATATCTTGGTTGTCGATTCCGTTGCCGCTCTGGTTCCTCGAGCTGAAATTGAAGGCGAAATGGGTGACGCTCACGTTGGGTTACAAGCCCGCCTGATGTCACAAGCCTTGCGAAAATTGTCTGGGTCTATCAACAAGACGAAGACGATTGCTTTATTTATTAACCAAATTCGTGAAAAAGTTGGGGTTATGTTCGGTAACCCTGAAACGACCCCCGGTGGTCGGGCCTTGAAGTTCTATGCAACGGTTCGACTTGAAGTCCGCCGTGCTGAACAAATCAAGGACGGTACCAATGTCATTGGTAACCGGACACGAATCAAAGTTGTTAAGAACAAGGTGGCTTCGCCATTTAAGCGTGCTGAAGTTGATATTATGTATGGACACGGAATCTCACAAACTGGTGAATTGATTGATATGGCCGTCGAAAAGGATATCATCGACAAGAGTGGTTCTTGGTACTCTTACGGTGAAGACCGAATTGGTCAAGGTCGTGAAAATGCCAAGCAGTACATGGCTGACCATCCGGACATGATGGCTGAAGTTAACCAGCGTGTGCGTGCCGCATACGGTGTTGGTGACACAGCTGATGATGCCAAGGATGCGGATGGCAAGTCTGCTACTGAAGATAAGAGTAAAAACACAAAGTCATCCAAGGATGACAAGGGTAAACCTGAACAGATTGAGTTGACTCCGGGAAAACCTGGCAAGTAA